A single Flavobacterium sp. 1 DNA region contains:
- the kbl gene encoding glycine C-acetyltransferase, protein MYGKIQQHLQSELQTIEENGIFKKERIITSSQGAEITISTGETVLNFCANNYLGLSSHPEVVQAAKDAMDTHGFGMSSVRFICGTQDIHKTLEKKIADFYGTEDTILYAAAFDANGGVFEPLFGENDAIISDSLNHASIIDGVRLCKASRYRYENSNMEDLEQQLIKANESGVRFKIIVTDGVFSMDGVVAPLDKICDLADKYDALVMVDECHAAGFIGATGKGTLEAKGVMGRVDIITGTLGKALGGAMGGYTTAKKEIIELLRQRSRPYLFSNSLAPAIVGASIKVFELLEKDTVLRDQLEWNTNYFKNEMKKAGFDIVEGDSAIVPVMLYDAKLAQTMANELLKEGVYVIGFFFPVVPKEKARIRVQLSAAHTKEHLDKAIRAFMVVGQRLAVI, encoded by the coding sequence ATGTACGGTAAAATCCAACAACACTTACAATCAGAACTTCAAACTATTGAAGAAAACGGAATTTTTAAAAAAGAAAGAATAATTACTTCATCACAAGGAGCCGAAATCACCATTTCGACAGGAGAAACGGTTTTGAATTTTTGTGCCAATAATTATTTAGGGTTGTCTTCACATCCGGAAGTAGTCCAAGCTGCTAAAGACGCTATGGATACTCATGGTTTTGGAATGTCGTCTGTTCGTTTTATTTGTGGAACGCAAGATATTCATAAAACATTGGAAAAAAAGATAGCCGATTTTTATGGAACAGAAGATACCATATTATATGCGGCAGCTTTTGACGCAAATGGAGGCGTTTTTGAGCCTTTATTTGGAGAAAACGATGCAATTATATCAGATAGTCTGAATCATGCTTCTATAATTGATGGAGTGCGTTTGTGTAAAGCTAGTCGTTATCGCTATGAAAATAGCAATATGGAGGATTTAGAACAACAATTGATTAAAGCAAATGAATCTGGAGTTCGTTTCAAAATAATTGTTACTGATGGCGTATTTTCTATGGATGGAGTTGTAGCTCCATTAGATAAAATATGTGATCTGGCTGATAAGTACGACGCTTTGGTTATGGTTGATGAATGTCATGCTGCAGGATTTATCGGGGCAACAGGAAAAGGAACGCTCGAGGCCAAAGGCGTTATGGGGCGTGTAGATATTATAACAGGTACTTTGGGAAAAGCCTTGGGGGGAGCAATGGGAGGATATACAACAGCTAAAAAGGAAATAATTGAGTTATTGCGTCAGCGTTCCAGACCGTATTTGTTTTCAAATTCATTGGCTCCAGCTATTGTTGGTGCATCTATAAAGGTATTTGAATTGTTAGAAAAGGATACTGTCCTAAGAGATCAGTTAGAGTGGAATACTAATTACTTTAAAAACGAAATGAAAAAAGCTGGATTTGATATAGTTGAAGGGGATTCGGCTATAGTGCCTGTAATGTTATATGATGCAAAATTAGCTCAAACGATGGCTAATGAGCTGTTGAAAGAAGGAGTATATGTAATAGGATTCTTTTTTCCAGTGGTTCCTAAAGAAAAAGCAAGGATTAGAGTACAGTTATCAGCAGCTCATACAAAAGAGCATTTGGATAAGGCAATTCGTGCTTTTATGGTCGTAGGACAAAGACTTGCAGTAATATAA
- the fabF gene encoding beta-ketoacyl-ACP synthase II: protein MVLRRVVVTGLGALTPIGNTIEEFWNGLINGVSGAAPITYFDASKFRTKFACEVKNFNVEDFIDRKEARKMDRYAQYAMVASDQAVNDANFDYDKLDKDRVGVIWGSGIGGLETFQIEVLNFSAGDGTPKFNPFFIPKMIADIAGGLISMKHGFRGPNFTTVSACASSTNAIIDAFNYIRLGHADVMVTGGSEAAVTIAGMGGFNAMHALSTRNDDPKTASRPMDKDRDGFVLGEGAGALILEEYEHAVARGATIYCEIGGGGMSADAYHITAPHPEGLGAKNVMLNCLRDAGLEPADVDGVNMHGTSTPLGDIGESKAILHVFGEHAYTMNLNSTKSMTGHLLGATGAIEAISCILSLKYGIVPPTINHFTDDENIDPKLNFTFNVAQKREMNVIMSNTFGFGGHNACVLVKKLDYKA, encoded by the coding sequence ATGGTTTTAAGAAGAGTTGTTGTAACAGGCCTTGGTGCTCTTACTCCCATTGGTAATACTATTGAAGAATTTTGGAATGGCTTAATTAATGGCGTTAGTGGTGCTGCACCAATAACGTATTTTGATGCATCAAAATTTAGAACAAAATTTGCCTGTGAAGTAAAAAACTTCAATGTCGAAGATTTTATTGACAGAAAAGAAGCCAGAAAAATGGACCGTTACGCACAATACGCTATGGTTGCATCTGACCAAGCTGTAAATGATGCTAATTTTGATTATGACAAATTAGATAAAGATAGAGTAGGTGTCATTTGGGGTTCAGGAATTGGAGGATTAGAAACTTTTCAAATAGAAGTTCTTAATTTTTCAGCAGGTGATGGCACTCCAAAATTCAATCCTTTCTTCATACCAAAAATGATTGCTGATATAGCTGGTGGTCTTATTTCAATGAAACATGGATTTAGAGGTCCAAATTTCACCACAGTTTCCGCTTGTGCATCATCAACAAATGCTATCATTGATGCCTTCAATTACATTCGTCTGGGGCATGCTGACGTAATGGTAACTGGTGGCTCAGAAGCTGCTGTAACAATTGCAGGAATGGGAGGTTTTAATGCTATGCATGCCTTATCCACCAGAAATGATGATCCAAAAACAGCTTCCAGACCTATGGATAAAGATAGAGACGGATTTGTACTAGGAGAAGGTGCTGGAGCATTAATTCTAGAAGAATACGAGCACGCTGTAGCACGTGGCGCAACAATATATTGCGAAATTGGAGGTGGCGGAATGTCTGCAGATGCTTATCACATTACAGCACCGCACCCTGAGGGATTAGGAGCTAAAAATGTAATGTTAAACTGTTTAAGAGATGCAGGTCTAGAACCAGCAGATGTAGACGGTGTAAACATGCACGGGACTTCAACCCCGCTTGGTGATATTGGAGAATCTAAAGCAATTCTACATGTTTTTGGAGAACATGCTTATACGATGAATTTGAATTCTACTAAATCAATGACAGGCCATTTACTTGGTGCTACTGGAGCAATTGAAGCAATATCATGTATTCTTTCATTAAAATACGGAATTGTACCTCCAACCATAAATCATTTTACAGATGATGAAAATATTGACCCAAAATTAAACTTTACCTTTAACGTTGCTCAAAAAAGAGAAATGAACGTTATTATGAGTAATACATTTGGATTTGGCGGTCACAATGCTTGTGTTTTGGTTAAAAAATTAGATTACAAAGCATAA
- a CDS encoding 3'-5' exonuclease — MNYWEKNSEKFSIPSPEGTNAVRIMTIHKSKGLEFPVVIMPFAEEDYNRKPKDKLWLNSEEQDFDMPKVLVDNSSAIEEFGEEASAVYNLKKQEELLDNINVLYVALTRAEEQLYVISQNIKLRKDGEYPSNMASFFIKYLIQQGLYDEDQLEYSFGSSTKLSAKEKHIDTTKNIPIVSEVLNPKNIKIAQREALMWGTHQQEAIEFGNVIHEILSFIATKNDVELAINKAIENGLITILQKDIVYNAIIEIVNHQDLVEHFAEGNEVLNEKTIIQKVSGTIKPDRIVINKEKEVFLLDYKTGLPNPKYKYQLENYQMAIEKMGFKVLKKALVYIGAKIDVVHL; from the coding sequence TTGAATTATTGGGAGAAAAATTCGGAGAAATTTAGCATTCCTTCTCCCGAAGGTACAAATGCTGTTCGTATAATGACCATTCATAAATCAAAAGGATTGGAATTTCCAGTTGTAATAATGCCTTTTGCCGAAGAAGACTATAATAGAAAACCGAAAGATAAGTTATGGCTTAACTCGGAAGAACAGGATTTTGACATGCCAAAAGTTTTAGTGGATAACAGTAGTGCCATTGAAGAATTTGGAGAAGAAGCTTCTGCGGTTTATAATCTAAAAAAACAGGAAGAATTGTTGGATAACATTAATGTATTGTACGTGGCTTTAACCAGGGCTGAAGAGCAATTGTACGTTATTTCTCAAAATATAAAGCTCAGAAAAGATGGAGAATATCCAAGTAATATGGCTTCATTTTTCATAAAATATTTGATACAACAAGGGCTTTACGATGAAGATCAATTAGAATATTCATTTGGGAGTTCAACTAAGTTGTCTGCAAAAGAAAAACATATCGACACAACCAAAAACATTCCTATTGTTTCGGAAGTACTGAATCCCAAAAACATAAAAATAGCCCAAAGGGAAGCATTAATGTGGGGAACGCATCAACAGGAAGCTATTGAATTTGGTAATGTAATACATGAAATACTTTCTTTTATAGCAACAAAAAACGATGTGGAATTAGCAATTAATAAAGCAATTGAGAATGGATTAATTACAATACTTCAAAAAGATATTGTTTATAATGCAATTATTGAAATAGTGAATCATCAAGATTTAGTTGAGCATTTTGCTGAAGGAAATGAAGTTTTGAATGAAAAAACGATTATTCAAAAAGTAAGTGGTACTATTAAGCCCGACCGAATAGTAATTAATAAAGAAAAAGAAGTTTTTTTATTAGATTATAAAACAGGTCTTCCAAATCCGAAATATAAATATCAATTGGAAAATTACCAAATGGCTATTGAAAAAATGGGCTTCAAAGTGCTAAAAAAGGCGCTTGTGTATATAGGAGCCAAAATCGATGTAGTACATTTGTGA
- the rnc gene encoding ribonuclease III has product MHFLKKIFSKSRSQEDGIFFNSIQIILGFEPITLEFYKKAFTHRSSNRIDLKGNPVNYERLEFLGDAMLSSVIAAYLFNEAPLGDEGYLTKMRSKIVSREHLNELGKDLNLIEFVESKVPVHHFGENIHGNIFESLIGAIYLDKGYEYCEKFIQKRVIIPYVDIARLEGKVISYKSLVIEWCQKEKKQFHYDIFEDNAIDGQRLFGVKLSIDDKVIAKARATSKKKAEEKASQRAYFAFQEKIERK; this is encoded by the coding sequence ATGCATTTTCTAAAAAAAATATTCTCAAAATCCCGTTCTCAAGAAGACGGGATTTTTTTTAATTCAATTCAGATTATACTTGGATTTGAACCAATTACTCTAGAGTTTTACAAGAAAGCTTTTACACACCGCTCCTCAAACCGTATCGATTTGAAAGGTAATCCCGTTAACTACGAGAGACTTGAGTTTTTGGGTGATGCTATGCTAAGTTCGGTTATTGCGGCCTACTTATTTAATGAAGCTCCGTTAGGAGATGAAGGCTATTTAACAAAAATGCGTTCAAAAATAGTAAGTAGAGAGCATTTGAATGAACTGGGCAAAGATTTGAACTTAATAGAGTTTGTTGAAAGTAAAGTACCTGTGCATCATTTTGGAGAAAACATACATGGCAATATATTCGAATCTTTAATTGGTGCAATCTACTTAGACAAAGGATATGAATACTGCGAAAAATTTATACAAAAAAGAGTTATAATTCCTTATGTTGACATTGCTAGATTAGAAGGAAAAGTAATTAGCTATAAAAGTCTTGTTATTGAGTGGTGCCAAAAAGAGAAAAAACAATTTCATTATGATATTTTTGAAGATAATGCAATTGATGGACAGCGTCTGTTTGGTGTTAAACTAAGTATTGATGATAAGGTTATTGCAAAAGCCAGGGCTACTTCAAAAAAGAAGGCTGAAGAAAAAGCCTCGCAACGCGCTTACTTTGCTTTTCAAGAGAAAATTGAAAGAAAATAG
- a CDS encoding acyl carrier protein: MSDIASRVKAIIVDKLGVDENEVVTEASFTNDLGADSLDTVELIMEFEKEFDIQIPDDQAENIATVGQAISYIEEAKK, translated from the coding sequence ATGTCAGACATTGCATCAAGAGTAAAAGCGATTATCGTAGACAAATTAGGTGTTGACGAAAACGAAGTTGTAACAGAAGCAAGCTTCACTAATGATTTGGGAGCTGACTCATTAGACACTGTTGAGCTTATTATGGAATTCGAAAAAGAATTTGACATTCAGATTCCAGACGATCAAGCAGAAAACATTGCTACTGTAGGTCAAGCTATCTCTTACATCGAGGAAGCTAAAAAATAA
- a CDS encoding UvrD-helicase domain-containing protein, translated as MERPSFAIYDASAGSGKTYALVKEYLKIILTAHKNDAYRNILAITFTNKAVHEMKSRIVGSLSEFVKEEPNSKASDLMQDLSVDTGLSIIQIKIKSQQIIKHIIHNYAAFDISTIDKFTHKVIRAFAHDLGLPMTFEVTLDTENLLTEAVDAIIAQAGEDETLTKLLIDFTMEKTDDDKSWDISREILETGKLVLNENNRNEITHFHDKSISDFIAVKEKLVQVCKDLEKENAALASELLSLIDKNAIDLKSFSRGTFPNHLQSIADRKFNSKNKMFREFEDIAINKTAKDRALIENIIPDLLQNLTLVYKNFEKRNFYKAFLKNITPLSLLNTVSNELTKIQNEQNVLSISEFNAIIHREIQNQPAPFIYERLGERYRHFFIDEFQDTSEMQWQNLIPLIDNALSGQDDSGQKGTLMIVGDPKQSIYRWRGGKAEQFIELSKDQNPFSNPEKKLEHLDKNYRSYSQIIEFNNDFFQLLSNEFSNADYKDLYENHSRQKINNKAGGYVNISFLPEIESSEEDEETLDKTDLYVLATLNTIQKAVKDGFEYKDIVILTRKRSQGIAVANYLTEQSIPLLSSETLMIQNATEVRLIIHILKYLKNSSDLESKAYFLQYLADNKQDELPVHDFIAKGMELREEAAFEKWLENCNIELSFQNIRKKSLYEAVEIIVSKFLAPPPPKG; from the coding sequence ATGGAAAGACCTTCTTTCGCCATATATGATGCCTCGGCAGGTTCCGGAAAAACATACGCTCTTGTTAAAGAATATCTCAAAATTATTTTAACGGCACACAAGAATGACGCGTATCGAAATATTCTTGCCATTACGTTTACCAACAAAGCGGTTCACGAAATGAAAAGCCGGATCGTTGGCAGTTTGTCTGAATTTGTCAAAGAAGAGCCTAATTCCAAAGCATCAGATTTAATGCAGGATTTATCTGTGGATACAGGACTTTCCATAATTCAGATTAAAATCAAATCCCAGCAAATCATCAAGCACATTATTCACAATTATGCCGCTTTTGATATATCCACGATTGATAAATTCACCCACAAAGTTATCCGGGCTTTTGCACACGATTTGGGATTGCCAATGACTTTCGAAGTGACTTTGGACACAGAAAACCTATTAACAGAAGCCGTAGATGCGATCATAGCGCAAGCGGGTGAAGATGAAACGTTAACTAAGCTGCTTATCGATTTCACGATGGAAAAAACCGATGATGATAAATCTTGGGATATTTCACGTGAAATTTTGGAAACGGGAAAATTAGTCCTTAATGAAAATAACCGAAATGAAATTACCCATTTTCACGACAAATCGATCAGTGATTTTATAGCCGTAAAAGAAAAATTAGTTCAAGTCTGTAAAGATTTGGAAAAAGAAAATGCAGCTCTTGCAAGTGAATTACTATCATTAATTGATAAAAATGCAATTGATTTAAAATCATTTTCCAGAGGAACTTTTCCCAATCATCTTCAAAGTATTGCGGATAGAAAATTCAATTCAAAAAACAAGATGTTTCGGGAGTTCGAAGATATTGCGATCAATAAAACGGCAAAAGACAGAGCTTTAATCGAAAATATTATTCCCGATTTGTTACAAAATCTTACGTTAGTTTATAAAAATTTCGAAAAACGAAATTTTTATAAAGCCTTCCTAAAAAACATCACACCTTTGTCATTGCTGAATACGGTTAGCAATGAATTGACAAAAATTCAAAACGAACAAAATGTACTTTCGATATCCGAGTTCAATGCTATTATTCATCGCGAAATCCAAAATCAGCCCGCTCCTTTTATATATGAACGATTAGGAGAACGTTACCGTCACTTTTTTATTGACGAATTTCAGGATACTTCCGAAATGCAATGGCAAAATTTGATTCCGCTTATTGACAATGCGCTTTCAGGACAGGACGATTCAGGTCAAAAAGGAACTTTAATGATTGTTGGTGATCCAAAACAATCCATTTACCGTTGGCGTGGTGGTAAAGCCGAACAGTTTATAGAATTGAGTAAAGATCAAAATCCGTTCAGTAATCCTGAAAAAAAACTGGAACATTTAGATAAAAATTATAGAAGTTATTCGCAAATAATCGAATTCAACAATGACTTTTTTCAATTATTGTCCAATGAATTCAGTAATGCAGATTATAAAGATTTATACGAAAACCACAGTCGGCAAAAGATAAACAATAAGGCAGGCGGTTATGTAAATATTTCATTTTTACCAGAAATTGAATCTTCAGAAGAGGATGAAGAGACATTGGATAAAACAGATTTATATGTTTTGGCTACGCTAAATACTATTCAAAAAGCTGTAAAAGATGGTTTTGAATACAAAGATATTGTAATTCTGACCCGAAAACGAAGCCAAGGAATTGCTGTCGCCAATTATTTAACGGAGCAAAGCATTCCGCTCTTGTCCTCTGAAACATTGATGATTCAAAATGCAACTGAAGTTCGGTTGATTATTCACATTTTAAAATATTTAAAGAATAGTTCGGATTTGGAGTCAAAGGCTTATTTTTTGCAGTATTTGGCAGATAATAAACAAGATGAATTGCCTGTTCATGATTTTATAGCCAAAGGGATGGAATTGAGAGAGGAAGCAGCTTTCGAAAAGTGGCTTGAAAACTGTAACATAGAACTCTCATTTCAAAACATTAGAAAAAAATCATTGTATGAAGCCGTTGAAATTATTGTTTCAAAATTCCTAGCCCCCCCGCCCCCGAAGGGGTAG
- a CDS encoding OmpA family protein: MKHLNKLLVAVTMVMGLSSQAQDSNNKWAIGFGVNAIDYRSSAGDDFTSHFDQPFKVSDNWNILPSVSYINVSRYVGSGFIVGLTGSINKIDKFVTAPNVVVNPGDLMYYGIDATVTYSFMELIKSKVLEPTLSVGGGYTFLGDESYGTVNPGVGLNIWFTENVGLSLLGTYKKSFGDRTYADGKTPDAPSYTQYSAGLVFKFGAKDTDGDGIYDKDDACPEVAGLKQFNGCPDTDADGIEDSKDKCPTVAGTAEFQGCADTDGDGVADPDDACPSVAGLKQFQGCPDTDGDGVTDASDKCPTVAGPVSNGGCPELDSDKDGVIDKEDACPAVPGPASNKGCPEVTEQVLQELKVQARAVYFVTGKAVLETADKGATDGRLEAIKEILKNYPNAKFAIEGHTDNTGSAKINQKLSEDRAKVVMDKLIEKGVNPANLTSAGFGSTKPVADNKTKEGRALNRRTEIRHIGTIYEGKL; encoded by the coding sequence ATGAAACATCTTAACAAACTTTTAGTTGCTGTAACGATGGTGATGGGATTAAGCTCTCAAGCACAAGACAGTAACAATAAATGGGCAATCGGTTTTGGAGTAAATGCGATTGACTACAGATCTAGTGCTGGTGATGACTTTACGAGTCATTTTGACCAACCATTTAAGGTAAGTGACAACTGGAATATACTTCCTTCAGTTTCTTATATCAACGTTTCTAGATACGTAGGTAGTGGTTTTATAGTTGGACTTACTGGTTCAATTAATAAAATTGATAAGTTCGTAACTGCTCCCAATGTTGTTGTAAATCCTGGAGATTTAATGTACTACGGTATTGATGCAACTGTTACTTATAGTTTTATGGAGTTAATTAAGTCTAAAGTATTAGAGCCTACATTAAGTGTTGGTGGTGGTTATACTTTCTTAGGAGATGAAAGCTACGGTACTGTTAATCCAGGAGTTGGATTAAATATTTGGTTTACTGAAAACGTTGGTCTTTCATTATTAGGGACTTACAAGAAATCTTTCGGAGACAGAACATATGCAGACGGAAAAACCCCAGATGCTCCTTCTTACACTCAATATTCTGCGGGTCTTGTTTTCAAGTTTGGTGCTAAAGATACTGATGGAGACGGAATCTATGATAAAGATGACGCTTGTCCGGAAGTTGCAGGTTTAAAACAATTCAACGGTTGTCCTGATACTGATGCTGATGGTATCGAAGATTCTAAAGATAAATGTCCAACAGTTGCTGGTACGGCGGAATTCCAAGGTTGTGCTGATACAGATGGTGACGGTGTAGCTGATCCTGATGACGCTTGTCCTTCAGTTGCAGGTTTAAAACAATTCCAAGGTTGTCCTGATACTGACGGTGACGGTGTAACTGATGCTTCAGACAAATGTCCTACAGTTGCTGGTCCTGTTTCAAATGGCGGATGTCCTGAATTAGATTCTGATAAAGATGGTGTAATTGATAAAGAAGATGCTTGTCCTGCAGTACCTGGTCCTGCAAGTAATAAAGGATGTCCAGAAGTAACTGAGCAAGTATTGCAAGAACTTAAAGTACAAGCTAGAGCAGTATATTTTGTAACTGGTAAAGCTGTATTGGAGACTGCTGATAAAGGAGCTACAGATGGTAGATTAGAAGCGATTAAAGAAATCCTTAAAAACTACCCTAACGCTAAATTCGCTATAGAAGGTCACACAGATAATACTGGTAGTGCTAAAATAAACCAAAAACTTTCTGAAGACAGAGCTAAAGTTGTTATGGATAAGTTAATTGAAAAAGGTGTTAACCCTGCTAACTTAACTTCTGCTGGATTTGGTTCAACTAAACCAGTTGCTGATAACAAAACTAAAGAAGGTAGAGCACTTAACAGAAGAACTGAAATTAGACACATAGGAACAATATACGAAGGTAAATTGTAA
- a CDS encoding phosphoribosylglycinamide formyltransferase, whose protein sequence is MKRILIFASGSGSNAENIIKYFESRSVGTVVAVFSNNSNAGVLGKAKKLDVPAVIFSKDDLNSGKVLQIVNKFQPDLIVLAGFLLKFPDDLIGAYPNAVINIHPALLPKFGGKGMYGINIHKAVVENKEKETGITIHYVNENYDEGNIIFQQNVSLSESDTPESVAVKIHELEQKHFPEVIEKLLISNF, encoded by the coding sequence ATGAAAAGAATACTGATATTTGCTTCTGGATCGGGGTCTAACGCTGAAAATATTATAAAATATTTCGAAAGCAGATCTGTTGGAACTGTAGTAGCGGTTTTCTCAAATAATTCTAATGCGGGGGTTCTTGGTAAAGCAAAAAAATTAGATGTTCCTGCTGTAATTTTTTCAAAAGATGATTTAAATTCAGGAAAAGTATTACAAATCGTGAATAAATTTCAGCCCGATTTGATAGTTTTAGCTGGTTTTCTGTTAAAATTTCCTGATGATTTGATTGGAGCTTATCCAAATGCCGTCATAAATATACATCCTGCCTTATTGCCAAAATTTGGCGGAAAAGGAATGTATGGAATCAATATTCATAAAGCTGTTGTAGAAAATAAAGAAAAAGAAACGGGCATAACTATTCATTATGTAAATGAAAACTATGATGAAGGGAATATTATATTTCAGCAGAATGTCAGTCTTTCTGAAAGTGATACACCAGAATCTGTTGCTGTAAAAATTCATGAACTGGAACAAAAACATTTTCCAGAGGTTATCGAAAAACTTCTAATTTCTAACTTCTAA
- a CDS encoding superoxide dismutase: MAFELPQLPYAYDALEPHIDARTMEIHHSKHHNAYTTNLNAAIAGTDLEGKTIENILINLDKSNAAVRNNGGGFYNHNLFWTVMSADGGGLPTGELLVAIESSFGTFEEFKAKFAKAGATQFGSGWAWLCVQKGGKLDVCGTPNQDNPLMPEVGCGGTPILGMDVWEHAYYLNYQNRRPDYIEAFFNVINWTEVSRRFALEK, encoded by the coding sequence ATGGCTTTTGAATTACCACAATTACCTTATGCGTATGACGCATTAGAACCACATATTGATGCCCGCACAATGGAAATACACCATTCAAAGCATCACAATGCTTACACTACAAACTTGAATGCAGCTATTGCAGGAACTGATTTGGAAGGGAAAACTATCGAAAATATCTTAATAAATCTTGATAAATCTAATGCAGCCGTTCGTAACAATGGCGGAGGTTTTTACAATCACAATTTATTTTGGACGGTTATGTCTGCTGATGGAGGCGGATTACCAACTGGTGAATTGCTAGTGGCTATCGAAAGTTCTTTTGGGACTTTTGAAGAATTTAAAGCAAAATTTGCTAAAGCTGGAGCTACTCAATTTGGTTCAGGATGGGCTTGGCTATGTGTACAAAAAGGAGGTAAACTTGATGTTTGCGGCACTCCAAATCAAGATAATCCTTTGATGCCGGAAGTTGGCTGTGGCGGAACTCCAATTTTAGGAATGGATGTTTGGGAACATGCTTACTATTTGAATTATCAAAACAGAAGACCTGATTATATTGAAGCTTTTTTCAATGTGATTAACTGGACTGAAGTGTCAAGACGTTTTGCTTTAGAAAAATAG
- the rnhA gene encoding ribonuclease HI, with protein sequence MEYDVHIYTDGAAKGNPGNGGYGVVMEWVGKPYKKEFYEGFRHTTNNRMELLAVIVGLEKLKKENTAVLVISDSKYVVDSVQKKWVFGWEKKGFAGKKNPDLWKRFLVVNKKHRVDFKWIKGHNNHPQNERCDELAVMASMQKQLSIDAFYEKEEGKFL encoded by the coding sequence TTGGAATACGACGTACACATATATACTGACGGAGCGGCTAAAGGGAATCCTGGTAATGGAGGATATGGAGTTGTGATGGAATGGGTAGGGAAACCTTATAAGAAAGAATTCTATGAGGGTTTCAGGCATACCACAAATAACAGAATGGAATTATTAGCTGTTATTGTAGGTTTGGAAAAACTTAAAAAGGAGAATACTGCAGTCTTAGTTATTTCAGATTCAAAGTATGTTGTAGATTCTGTGCAGAAGAAATGGGTTTTCGGCTGGGAAAAGAAAGGTTTTGCAGGAAAGAAAAATCCCGACTTATGGAAACGTTTTTTAGTTGTGAATAAAAAACACCGTGTTGATTTCAAATGGATAAAGGGACACAACAATCATCCTCAAAATGAAAGATGTGACGAATTAGCTGTTATGGCTTCTATGCAAAAGCAGCTTTCTATTGATGCTTTTTACGAAAAAGAAGAGGGTAAATTTTTATGA
- a CDS encoding PfkB family carbohydrate kinase: protein MNKLLIVGTVAFDAIETPFGKTDKILGGAATYIGISASFFNVKSAIVSVVGDDFPQEYLDLLTDRNIDISGIEVVKGGKTFFWSGLYHNDLNSRDTLVTELNVLADFQPKVPQDYKNAEIVMLGNLHPLVQSSVLDQMETKPKLVVLDTMNFWMDCALPELLAIIKRVDVITINDEEARQLSGEYSLVKAAAKIHEMGPKYVVIKKGEHGALLFHGKEIFFAPALPLEEVFDPTGAGDTFAGGFSGYITQSENVSFENMKNAIIYGSNLASFCVEKFGTERMVDLEEAEVVSRLKQFKSLTQFDIEL, encoded by the coding sequence ATGAATAAATTATTGATTGTTGGAACAGTAGCTTTCGACGCGATTGAAACTCCTTTTGGAAAAACAGACAAAATTCTAGGCGGAGCAGCAACTTATATAGGAATATCTGCTTCCTTTTTTAATGTAAAATCAGCTATAGTTTCTGTTGTTGGTGATGATTTTCCACAAGAATATCTGGATTTGTTAACAGACAGAAATATTGATATTTCCGGAATTGAAGTTGTTAAAGGAGGAAAAACTTTTTTCTGGAGCGGGTTGTATCACAATGATTTAAATTCAAGAGATACTTTAGTGACCGAATTAAATGTTTTGGCAGATTTTCAGCCAAAAGTACCTCAGGATTATAAAAATGCCGAAATTGTGATGTTAGGGAACTTACATCCTTTAGTGCAAAGCAGTGTTTTGGATCAAATGGAAACCAAACCAAAATTAGTGGTTCTAGACACCATGAACTTTTGGATGGATTGTGCCTTGCCGGAATTATTGGCTATAATCAAAAGAGTAGATGTTATTACGATTAATGATGAAGAAGCGCGTCAGCTTTCAGGAGAATATTCTTTAGTTAAAGCCGCTGCAAAAATCCATGAAATGGGACCAAAATATGTGGTAATTAAAAAAGGGGAACACGGAGCTCTATTATTTCATGGTAAAGAAATTTTCTTTGCGCCAGCATTACCATTAGAAGAAGTTTTTGATCCAACTGGTGCAGGTGATACATTTGCAGGAGGATTTTCAGGATATATAACACAAAGTGAAAATGTTTCTTTTGAAAACATGAAAAATGCAATAATTTATGGTTCGAATTTAGCTTCCTTCTGTGTAGAGAAATTTGGGACAGAAAGGATGGTTGATTTAGAGGAGGCTGAAGTGGTCTCAAGACTGAAACAGTTCAAATCTCTGACCCAGTTTGATATAGAATTATAA